The DNA region AAGGATGACAGAAAAGATGAAAAGTAACCTCTAATTAGAGGTTACTTTTCATTTAAAACTGATCTTCTGTTGGAATTAATTTTTGCTCAAGCGCATCACGCATTAAAAATGGTTTATTATGGCCAGGTAAAACCTGTCATGTTGGTTCTAAATTCGTAATCCGACGTAATTCTGTTACAAAGTAATTATCATTACACATTGCGCCAGTATACCCTGGACTTGTTTTATCAGGCATTAAACTTGCTCCTGTTGTCACTAAGTTCAATGCTTTAATTCGTAACATTTGTGTCCCAGCAGTATGACCGGGAATATGAAAGATTTCAATTTGATAACCTATTTCTTCCACCACGGTATCACCACTTAACGGAACAAGGTTTGTTAATGGATAAACAATTCCTGGTCCTAGAATTTCACCAGTTGCATCATCAACTTTATGTTGTGATAATAATCGTAAATCGATTTTTTGAATATAAATTTTTAAATCTGGACATTGTTGTAAGACATCGTCAATCCCATCATAATGGTCAATGTGACCGTGAGTAATAAATAAGGCTTTTAAATTCAGATTGTTTTGTTTAATATATTCAATCGCATCTTTTGCCGCATTTGAAGCATCAATCATAATTGCTTCATTTTGATCATTAATGATTAAATAAACATTTTGATTATCATAAGTTGCATCTACAAAATTTTTCATCTTTGCCATTAGCTAATTCTCCCTCCTGTCTTATTCTTCGGTTTCTGTAAACTCTTCAATAAAGTAAGAGTTCGCTTCAATGTAATTCAACAAATCTTCAATTAAAAACAAAACATCATTAATATCATCATGATCTAGACCTTTGATTTTACTAATATTCATAACATATAACTTTTGTAATAATTCGTGACCGTCATCTTGATTTTCAAGGCGATATCCAAATCAACGAGCAATCCCTAATGCAGCACCACCTAATAAATGACTTAAGAAAGATTTAATATTAGGATTATTAATATGTTCATCGTAAAAAGTAGTACGGATATAATTAGTTTTAATTACTTCAGAAATAATTGTTAACAACAAATTAGCATAATCGGTAATCGCAATAATGTTTTCCCCATAGGTTTGAATTTCATCATCAATTTTAACAAAAACATTCATAACTCCTTTATACAATGCTTTAAAAGAAACAACTCCTTTTACTTCATCATTATTTGGAATCATATCATGATAACGATTAAAACCAATTTTTGTTCCTCACACTGCAGCAGAATAAATACTTTCAAAAACTTCCTGGGTTGGACGATATCATTTAAAACGTAAACTAATTTTTGGAGCAGCCACCCCTGTCTCTTTTGTCAAAGCTTCTTGCGTTAATGTCATTGCCTGCTTATAATTTAATTTTGCATCTTTTTTTGCTAATACTTTTATTACGTATGTTTTCTCCATAAAACTTCCTTCATTCTCTTAATTCTATTCTTTTGATATTATACCATTTTTTAAGTAAAAAGTCTTGTTCTAAAATAAAATAAAAACCCGCTAAAGCGGATTTTTATTTTATTTTAGAAAAAACAAGCATTAATTAGTGAATGAAAACTCACGTACACTATAACGCATTTTTCCAGTAAAATCATTAAGATTTTTTCGATAAGTAATGATCACTGATTTAAAATTATCTAAATCAAATTCAGCATTAAATCTTTCTGCTAAATCATTTCACACTACACATTGCACTTCTTCACCATTATCTAAAACTCAAAATTCACATAAATCTCTTGTTTGGCCGTCTTTACTAGTTACTGTTTTTAAAGTAGGTTGTTTATCTGCTAATAAAAACTTTTCATCATTAATAATATCATCAGATCTTTTGGCAAATTTTTGATTCGGTCTATTATTATACACTTTTACGGTCCTCCTTTCTCTTATTCAAATGAATACTTAAAATCATACCTTACATTTTAATTGAAAAAAAGAAAGATTTATTATATTGTCATATGAACAAAACCATTATATCATTAAAATAATTTTAAAAAAAATTATTTTGAAAAAGGTTCATCTTTTTCTATTAAATTATCCTTTATTCGCTGCTGTGAACGCTCTTTTTTAGCATTTCACTTTGTTGCCAACCATTTTTTCAAATAATAGAGGGGATAACCACTAAGCATTATTCCAAACACAATAAAACAATTTCATAATTCTCACATATTTGCAGTTACCGTTGCATAATAATACATCGCTAAAATTGAACCAATAAAAGTGATTGTACATGAACTTAATGCTAGAATAACTAAAATAATGAAAACTGGTTTGGGATAAAGTGGTTGATAATTAACATCTTTCTGTCGTAAATATATCAAACTAATCATGGTAATAAACTTTAAGACACTAACAGCAATAATAAAATAATTTGTTACATTGAGCAGTGATGTTCATAAAATATAAATAATTGCTAACCCTACTAAAAATAGGATTGCTAAATATGGCATATTAGTTCGCTTAGTTGTTCTTTGAAAAAATGCAAAAAAATCCTTTTCTTCACTCATTTTAAAAATTAATCGTGAATGATACACTAAAAATGAATTTAGTGATCCCACAAAAATAAAAATTGCTAAAACTGAAAATACATATTTTAAAAATGATGGAATGGTGCGATTATTACTAATCGCATAATATCATACATTATTAAACTTGCCAGTTGGTCCTAACCATTTTTGTGGTTCATTAATCGTTAAAAGTCCAATTGCTAAAATAATATATAGTAATACAATGGCAATTGTCGAAATAATCATTGCTCGTGGAATGTTTTTACGAGGATTAATGACTTCGCCACTAACATATGTAATCGCTTCCATCCCAGAATAAGCAAACATTGTCATTGCTGTTGCTGGTAATAATAAAAATGATGAAAGATAAATTTGACTTAAATTTTTATTAATCGTATCATCTGTAAAACTAGCAGTATTACCATAAACCATTGCAATAACTAAGACCAAAACAATTGGCAACCCTTTCAATAAAACAAAAACAATTTGTGAATAACCACTACTCTTTTTAAGAAAAATCTGCATAATAACTAATACCAATAAAATTATAATCCCAAACAATTTACCATATCATTCGTTATCTAACTTTAGTAGTGTAATTAAAATATCACCTAGTGCTAAACAAGCAGTTGCAACAGCGGTGGCGCTAACAAATAATACCATAATTCACCCAAATCAAAATGAACAAGCATTTCATTTTGCACGTTTAATTCAATAATAACTTGTACCATTTTCGGGGTACGAAGTGGCTCCTTCGGACAGTAATAACATTTCTGGTAAAACCAATAAACCTCCTAAAATTCAAGCAATAATAATTAAGATGGGATTGAATTGTGCTTGAAAAGCAACTTGACCAAACGACACTAAAATAGAAGAACCTAGTGTCGCTGAAATTGCTAACGCTAAAATCTGTCAAAACCCATATTTTTTCTGTAATTTCATCCTTATTTCCTTTCTTGTTGTGCTAAAAATGCTTTAATAGCTGTAATATAGGTTTGATGTCCCTTTGAAATTGCTTCAACATGGTTAATATTTAATAATGATACTAATTGACTTTGGCCACTTGGCTCAAACTTTGCTTTTTGAGCAAAAAATTCTTTACTCATAAAGTAAGGAACAAAATCATCATGATCACCATGAATAATTAACATTGGAAAATCTTTTAACCGGTTGGTATGCTTTAATAAATTGTATTTTCGTAAATTAATGCCAATTTCTTTGTTAAATTTCTTTGTTAACCCAAAACTAGTTAACCATCATGGATGTTGATAACGATATTGCATTACATACCGAAATTGGACTAATAAATTACTAAAGCCACAATCACTAACTGCTCAATGCACTAGTGAATTTTGATAACCTTCATCAATTAAATATTTTGTCAAGCAAGCAGCTCCCATACTATTTCCAATTAATCCAATTTCTTCAACACAATAATTATCTTGAAGTCATTGAATAACATCACTTAAATTTTGCGCATTTAAATAACCAATCCCAGTATAATCTCCAGCACTTAAACCGTGCGCAACACTATCAAAAGTTAAAACATTATAACCTTGTTGGTAAAAATGAAATACTTGTCGTAACCCTAAATATTTATTTTCTGTTCAACCATGCAACCCAATTACTCATTTTTTTGCATTAGGGTGCTGTAAATAAAGGGCACTAATTGGAGCTTGATGGCGATTTAAAATCGTCATCGTTTGCATTGCTGCTTCTTCTTTTTCACTAAAAACAAAATTAAATTGATCTAATTTTTTTGC from Spiroplasma sp. NBRC 100390 includes:
- a CDS encoding MBL fold metallo-hydrolase, coding for MAKMKNFVDATYDNQNVYLIINDQNEAIMIDASNAAKDAIEYIKQNNLNLKALFITHGHIDHYDGIDDVLQQCPDLKIYIQKIDLRLLSQHKVDDATGEILGPGIVYPLTNLVPLSGDTVVEEIGYQIEIFHIPGHTAGTQMLRIKALNLVTTGASLMPDKTSPGYTGAMCNDNYFVTELRRITNLEPTWQVLPGHNKPFLMRDALEQKLIPTEDQF
- a CDS encoding OB-fold nucleic acid binding domain-containing protein; amino-acid sequence: MYNNRPNQKFAKRSDDIINDEKFLLADKQPTLKTVTSKDGQTRDLCEFWVLDNGEEVQCVVWNDLAERFNAEFDLDNFKSVIITYRKNLNDFTGKMRYSVREFSFTN
- a CDS encoding APC family permease; translated protein: MKLQKKYGFWQILALAISATLGSSILVSFGQVAFQAQFNPILIIIAWILGGLLVLPEMLLLSEGATSYPENGTSYYWIKRAKWNACSFWFGWIMVLFVSATAVATACLALGDILITLLKLDNEWYGKLFGIIILLVLVIMQIFLKKSSGYSQIVFVLLKGLPIVLVLVIAMVYGNTASFTDDTINKNLSQIYLSSFLLLPATAMTMFAYSGMEAITYVSGEVINPRKNIPRAMIISTIAIVLLYIILAIGLLTINEPQKWLGPTGKFNNVWYYAISNNRTIPSFLKYVFSVLAIFIFVGSLNSFLVYHSRLIFKMSEEKDFFAFFQRTTKRTNMPYLAILFLVGLAIIYILWTSLLNVTNYFIIAVSVLKFITMISLIYLRQKDVNYQPLYPKPVFIILVILALSSCTITFIGSILAMYYYATVTANMWELWNCFIVFGIMLSGYPLYYLKKWLATKWNAKKERSQQRIKDNLIEKDEPFSK
- a CDS encoding alpha/beta hydrolase, whose product is MKVIEKTPSKQTLNDGYHKFCWNWWRILCVIVLFPLVYFLSKKYVKNFFTFTQTYQRKGLMTIETTTFDFNSFEVYRQDVIAKKLDQFNFVFSEKEEAAMQTMTILNRHQAPISALYLQHPNAKKWVIGLHGWTENKYLGLRQVFHFYQQGYNVLTFDSVAHGLSAGDYTGIGYLNAQNLSDVIQWLQDNYCVEEIGLIGNSMGAACLTKYLIDEGYQNSLVHWAVSDCGFSNLLVQFRYVMQYRYQHPWWLTSFGLTKKFNKEIGINLRKYNLLKHTNRLKDFPMLIIHGDHDDFVPYFMSKEFFAQKAKFEPSGQSQLVSLLNINHVEAISKGHQTYITAIKAFLAQQERK